The segment ATAGCTGTTAGTATATACTAACAAGTGTATACTGCAAAAACATACGATGAATCGCACTTCGATTAGTAATACCAATCCATACACTTACCGCCGATTGGAACTGTTCACCTTGATACGCAAGCAACTATGCCACTAGTTTACCATAACAATATGTTATCGTCTTACTCAACGAATTTCTCTTAATCAAATCTACCAATCAAGCATGACGATGAATCGGTTTTCACACTTTTGCCCAGCCGAACCTAGTTCCTTGAATGCCACCCACATGTATCCCTCGTGTGGTACGTACGTGTGCCGTTAGGCGTACGCTTATTATGCACTGCCCTCAGCATATCACAGCCACAGCTCAGGGCTTGGCTCCGGCTGGGGCGAATAGAAAAAGTACCCGCGAGGTTGAAATCGCTACCGATAAGGCAGTACGGCAAGCTCATCCTAACTGGGGCGCATGAAATGTTCACTAATGCTCTCGTTCTCAATGTTCGACATCACTGGTTCGCAGTTCAACTTTTGCCGATTGCAATCGAGGAAGCGAACCTGCCGACGAGTGCTTAAAGTTATAACCGCGGCATAATTAACGCTATAAAAAGTTTGCGCAACCATCCGAACGGTATCAGTAGCGATTGATTTGCTAGACGCGTGTGAAGTGTTTCCCATGTTTCAACCCGGTTGGGGTTTGCTTTGCGACAGTGGATATTTGCTTTGATGACAGGTTATTAATCTGCTGCTGATGAATTATCGGTTTTAGAAAGAAAAGGACACAGCATCATAAAGCAACATGGTACTAAAGGTACTATCAATTATTATCTAATCATTCGTGAACAACAGCCTGATTACTTTATTTCCTATTTTAGGATTTGTTTGCATTGATGGAGCTGCTTCTTATCGTGTTAGGAACGGTGGAGGCTCAACAAAGGCAGACTGCAATGGTAGCAGTTAATGACACTATAGCAACTACAGCAATGGAAGGGGAAACAGCAAGTGTGGCCAGCGAAATAGAAGCCGGAACTACGGCACCTTCAAATGCTCCTTCTCTAATGGCTGGTGAAATAATGAACGCGCTGAGGCGAGAACTAGAAAAAAGGCGCTTAGAGCGTCAGCAGCAAATCGACGAACGCCGGGACAATTTCCTGAAGAACTTGCAGGATCTGAGTTTTCGTCGCAGAGAATATGAGCTTCGACTTCAGGAACGGATGCAAACTTCGGCAGAGCAGCGCACAGCTCGTCGGAATGAAATTGAGGCTCGCCGTGTTGGCAGAATCCCCACTAGAGAGCAGGACAGAGTCCTCATGCTACGGCAGCAACGGATGCAACAGTCGGAACCAAATGACGCCGAGAACGAAGTTGACAGCACCGCTGGTGAAGTAGCTCCTTCGCCGCCCGATGTTCTCCGCAGTATTGTTTTGATTGAGGAAGCTAGCGGAAACGTGCGGCTTGTGGACCTTGGCACTCGAGAAGGTCGCGAGCTTGCCGCTCGAGTGACTGGTCGGAtggaaaatgaaaacgaaaggaGAGAAGAGATGGACAAATTGAGACTGAAAATGGGGCAATTGTAGGATTAGTTGACAAACTATCTGCCAATCGAGTTAATAGGATATTTACGATTAATTTATTACAATTGGGCGATGTTGTAAATTATGAAATATATTGTTGCAAAACAGATTGATtgctattttatttattaattttttgcaGCTCAGTTTCGGTTTATTTACTTCCTAGATACGGCGATGCTTAACATTCGGGTTGACTGTAACATCCATTGAAGATTTTTTctccagttttcgccatttCACCTAAACACGCGCTTAATTCACAACCGGAGTTTAAATTTCATCAACTGATATTGTACTTTTAATCAACTGTTTAGTGATTTTTGGTAAGGtagtcttcagaaaaattttgaAGACAGCTTTGCTAAATATCACTAAGTTTATGTAATAGAAAAGCAATATTAACGTAGAAAAGGCACGCCCACTGCAAGCTGGACGCTTCTACTATCGATTCGACTCAGCCATCCGCATAAAAATTTGACATACATTAGTAATATATACAAAAGCGATTATCAGTCTGTCTATGTTTCAGCGTGTGTTACAAAATGAGTAAACCGGAAACTATTGAGGTTTGTATAAAAGAGCTTTTCAGTACAACATGAGTTTCTACGCTAGAAACTCCGCTCTACATCAGTGGCACACACTGGTGCCTAGGCTGGGACATACTGGACCACATGCTCccctttttataaaattttgtttgaaatataatAGTTCTTCATGGCATAATCTTGATGAATccagagttttcaacctaaacGTTCAATATATTTGTAATAATTACGCTTAATGCGTAGAAATAGATGTATCCAAAGAATCGCCTGATTTTTTCAAACCAAAGCCAACCGCACATTACGGTCGTGAgtgtatttttaggcgttttcCACTGAACGTCTGCGTTTCTTTCGAGTTGCAGTTGCATATCTGTGTGCCACAAATGGTGCGAGACGACCGGCATGGCAGTGCCATTATTTTTGACTagataggaaataggaaatatcTGGCTCATTGAAAATTCTTGCGAAATCGAATTGAAGAAATCGTTTGACGTACAAATCTCGCCTTATTTTTCAACAGGTCCTATCCGCAATTATTTGAAGCTCAGTTTCCTTTTCGGGATCCGAAGTTTCGTATAAAATCATCTTATGCATCTAATTCGCTTAAAATAACCCGGATTTCATCCGAAAGACTTTTCTTCACCGTACTTCCTTGAATATCGCAGAGCTATttgacatcatacgagacaatgccgaaatagctgtggaacccttcttgcaggcatagtcgacgtggcacccgaacttgagcttgtcgtcgactatGGGTCGCAGGAGTTTTATGGACCGTGTTGATGAagtagtgcagtccccgacactgatatttgcttgctgcaccgacttgcggttgttcaccacgataacctccgttttatgatgtgctagctccagtttcctggattgcaaccaatcttcaacaatgcttatagagtgggcagccgtcaactcaacctttatgatagattcaccgtaaaTTTCAAAGGTGATGTCGTCTGCAAAACCGACAAAcacaacccctaccgggaactttagcttcaacacctcgtcatacatgacggtccacaacaccgggcccagtatggaaccttgcagtgcccctgcggtgattggaacgcacttctgatccTTCTCCGAGTGGTAGCATAGCAAATGATTCTGGAAACAAttacgcatttctcacgtcgagcgtgacaactgcgcaataacggatacctgtccCCTTATGCTGGATTGCCatctcggctgtcttagtgaccgacaagatggcatccaccgtagatttgccttttcggaagcggaattggttccttgacagaccatttgtaccctcagtgtactgtacaagtctgttaaggataaccctatccagcaccttgccggcagtatctagcggacagatcggcctatatgatgaGGGGACAGCCGGAGGTTTTCggggcttcggcaataggatttcatctgtccgggaagtggccagcttccaccttccaggcatctactcattactgccccgaataattcgggagcctctagaatagccgctttaatggccatattcgggatttcGTCTGACctcggtgccttgctcacctttagggatttagcgatctcaatgagtttctCGTTCGTAATCGTCACTTCCTCGTCCTTTAAACCGCTGtagcccacgttactttggatgttcggctgggaggccgaccattctacgctatggtctgagatactggaacgtcggccgtgggacgactcagcggcctgggtcagggccttggctcgtggcacggaaagaggccctcgatgatccgctccagcatcgcTGGCGATTGTTTTGCGGGCGCCATCGTGCTcttggcctttgccattacgaccctgtaggcatcatccTGTAGGGATTTGCATTGAAACTAGCAcctaacctttcaaagcaggctcgtttactagcttttatcccacgcTTAAGCGCtacgcgtgcagcaacaagtgctactcgacattcagccctgccttcgtccgaacgagctctttgcataattctcctcgcacgaaagcatgctccgcggagttccgcattttcatctgtccaccagtaagccggtaaCCTCCCACACCTAGGCTGACTTTTCCTTTCCTCGCGatagcacctcaaccaaatgatcagcgttcggatcgggcataccacgatcaccgcaatctctccggatcgcttccacaaatacttgaaTCGAAGTATGAAGTCGAAGTcgtccatccacgggtggttggagtaaCGGCTCTACTctccgcctgccgcctcgttatctgaccgacaccatagcggaccgcctgatggtcactgtaagtgtagccattgtctaccctccagtctcgtATAAggccaggactgccgaatgtaacgtcgatgatagactcc is part of the Sabethes cyaneus chromosome 2, idSabCyanKW18_F2, whole genome shotgun sequence genome and harbors:
- the LOC128738318 gene encoding uncharacterized protein LOC128738318, with protein sequence MVAVNDTIATTAMEGETASVASEIEAGTTAPSNAPSLMAGEIMNALRRELEKRRLERQQQIDERRDNFLKNLQDLSFRRREYELRLQERMQTSAEQRTARRNEIEARRVGRIPTREQDRVLMLRQQRMQQSEPNDAENEVDSTAGEVAPSPPDVLRSIVLIEEASGNVRLVDLGTREGRELAARVTGRMENENERREEMDKLRLKMGQL